tgtaacgcatacaaatatgaaatttttaaaataaaaattaagttaagtAATTAACTTCAATAGTAAACATCTGGCCAACATAAGTATTATTAAGATAATtatgacattttctttttttaatcaaaacaaatattatataCAAACTAATTGcgcgaaaaaagaattttatcctagtaattgatttatttatcagTATGATTATGACGAATAATGAAAACActgaaattatcattttcatatttcaagTCTCGAGAAGCAGGTGTAATTCTTATTTTGATGTTTATCTGGAATGTTTTTTGTTATCCAATTCAAAATCTAAtacaatttatgatttttattgagAAGTGTTTTATATatagtttctaaatttttgacgGTGGAATTTCTAACTGGGTTTGCATAAAAAACATACAcgtgtatataaaaaataaatattgttaatagaTTGAATGCATGCGATAGTGTATTTTATAAGTTGCTCagaaacattaaattaatattgacaatattaaaaaaaaaacacataacctcaaaactgaTATGAGTAGCTGAAAAGAATTTGccgtaataaatatttattataatagcaaACACATAtacttttatcttgaaaataatcaccttttacattgaaaaagtagaaaattcgtacATCTGCTTTGAAAACACCGAAAATGGAGCGTATATAGAGAAACCTTAATGTGTCAACTGTAACACACCTTCTGTGTTTCGATTGAAGCACATCGCTAacgagaaataatatttttaagctcTTTTAGACTTTTAAACCATAACTGTTTGACACTGCATACAGAATAAACAAAGGGTATTTTTGCAAAAACATTGatgaatgatattttttctttctttattttttttaatcacgacGCGGTGTATGTAGTGCAGGCTTACGGCGTTTACGCGGTTGGATGGCTTGGTTATCACCATTATCACTTATTGGTTATGCAGTTTATCATATCGATAAGAGAGGCCAATAAAATGGGAGCTTAGTTTGCGAGTCGCTAGATGGCTCTAGCTGCCTTAGTCTaagttccgcgaaaattcaaacttaatcAATAAAGAATtgcttttttagtacaaattaataATGAAGTTTGTTAGTTTATTCATAAAACAAAGTAAAAATGTCAGTTATTCAGTTTgaacatgaaaaatttaatatttcatatacaCTCAGATTTTCTTGCGTGGTTTAGAATTtcgcaaattcaaccattttgttgaaaattcgtcttttttggttgactttaattgtttttttattaataattaacatatttttttcgttaaaaattcaactattaggttgatagttgaaatattttattaaaaatttattttattgcgaaaagatttttctttttggttgcatatttattcggtgaaaaattatttttttttaatatgaaaaatcatctattatattttaactcaaaaatgaatatttttattttaaaattcaactagtttgttaaaacttcgtcttttttggttgaatttttacgcttttcaataaaaaatgttttatgttcaAAACATCAAATCAACTAGtttttaacctttttggttaaaaattcaactacttggttggaagttgaacaatttttccatatgatcatttttttaaagatccatctctttgtttaaaatgagactatttttttgaacattcgtattttacttagttaaaaaataattttcattcttttaaagattaatttctttggttgaaaatccaactatgttgttgaaaattgtttgatttaattaaacaataactcttttatctaaaaattctaatattttatttagaatttttctctttttgtccaaaattaatcttctttgttaaaaattaccttttttaagttgagaaatcatttctctggttgaataaatatttttattgaaactagtttttttctcgtttaaaaattgatctcttttacttgaaaattcaattctgtgaatgaaaattcatcgtttttggcagaaaattaatcccattgtttgaaattttcccattttttttaattttaatattttgttgaaacataatTATATTCTTGgctaacaattattaatttttttaaactaaagattgatctattttagttgtaaattcaactatatcaatcatgtctataaaaataatttcttaggttgaacatgtaactatttcgttgaaaagtagttctttggttgaaaatcaatttttttaactaaaaatttaactattttattttttgttgaaaattaatcttccttacttgaaaataatttctttagtttataaattgtttgaaaaattgattctttttattgaaaattaattttttaacctaaaaattgagCTCTCCGTTTTTGGCggagtttttttttacttgacaATTCAATTctatgattgaaatttaattattggattgaaaaatttttttttgttgaaattttttttcaaactgtaaatgtagctattcgatttttagttaaaatctacTTATTAGtaaattcctatattttgttgaaaatgcagttttctagaagaaaattaatcttctggttgaagaattaatctttttcagtagaaaattaatttcttcctttgaagagtttttcgaaaaatcgattctttttgtagaaaataaaattttttcatctgaaaattaaactggctcatttttgtagaaatgttttcttttttctttacaattcaTTTCTATAGTATAAAAATTATCTAttcgatgtaaaaaaaatataataagaaatgaATTGTAGACAATAAAGTcatatttatgaaaaactaattaattcgaaatttaaatattttttataaataaccgATCAACTTTTACAATCAATTgacataaaaaaagtaatttttcatttatctaattttaattttcgcggATTTTTGGCTAAAACAGCTAGCGCTACCTAGaagatagaaataaaattacGCCCTCTAATTTTTTTCCTGGAGGCCTATAAGGAGAAACATAACCCAACTTCCATAATCGCAAGatttttgtcaaagatttcaccgatttcaaccaaaaatcttaaTTAATCGTCATTATGTCAGCATGGAGGCAAGCAGGTCTTAAGTAAGTGATATTTTGGATTAATCCATATTAAATGAATGGAAATCTTGAAAGTCTCATCTGTTTTCCGCTGTTTTTCGCGAGTTTTGTATTGATCTCACGAGAAGTTACATAATCtaataaaaacgtttaattcCAATAGTTTCGCATTAccaataatttccaaataattgcagcattgtaaaatttctttatttaatcaaaGTTTATAATTTCTGAAAGGGTTTTCATTCAATGTCGAAGTTATTCGTAATTTTCGGAAACGGTTTTGTTCATAAATATCACTGAAATGTGTCattgttttctaatttttcaattagtaatACATTAGCTTGTATTTCAGGTTGATAGTAAGTTTATATtgattaattgtttaatatttatcattttgaataattttctaacctCTAAAGTATTATCGCATGCTCCAAAGGTGATTAGACatatcgaaaaatgttatatattgttaataaattctactattatataatttttcatcctttttttttttagttagaaaagtaaatttatattgaaaatgtcaATTTAGAATGCTTTGTAGTGCATTCGTGTTAGCTGAAATAAGCTGAAATTCTTTTGAGGTCGGGACAAAgctggaaaatgtaactatgctgtttgttgaaaagttgtcttttttagtttgaaaattaaacctcttggttgaaaattcatgtatttttattgaaattttgtctcttttgttcaaaaattaatcctaAAGGTTGAAAGTAATTTGGCTGAAAATCGAAGTGTTTTAACTAGTTTTAttttgcttaagggcatgtgatactcacagtttccccggcttttttccacaaaaattaaaattttttaaaactgaattcggagatgctataaaatatcataacggacgtccccggactcttttttgagggataataacaaaaaatttattctgctaaataaaaattttatgcatatgcattcttttgaggttacgtcgtttttcatctctgcctttccgataatctggaaattatttatgaaataaacttttttgattgcctgcaaacaaggttagttccgggagattagttactatgtttatttgtaagtccgaagttttcggccaaaaatattgtgtagtttggaagtaacgctcgggtgaattgtaacacacattaCCTCGAAATATCCACGCACGTTGTtagaataatcaaaaattttttgatacaaaaaaaaacacaaaaaaagtgtgtggggacgctcgttagcatgttcgctatcatttcccagattttgaagccaaaatatttcttatcctaggaaaaaagccggggaatctaatactgaaaaaatcgatactattttgctaaattaaaagtattttgaattaacctacagcaaaagtgtgtggggacatccgttagcatgttcgctatcatttccaaaatttttaagacaaaatatttattattctagaaaaaaagccgagggaacctaaaactggtaaaatcgaccattttctaagtatcacatgcccttaaattaatttaaattcctaacttttcaattaaaaatattgcattttcaaccagataaattaatttttaacaaaatagttgaatatacaacaaaaaagattaattaatttttaccagaaaaatacgattttttaaactaaaatacataaattctcaaccaaatagatcaattttaaaccagatagttaaattttgaattagaaaagatcagtttgaaatgaaaaatggaatagttacatttttagttaaaaaaattaatttgctacaaaaaaactacaaatttccaaccaatgTGAAGTAggttaattgaattttaaaccaaaaagataaacttgtaactaaaatgaggaatctttaactggaagaattttcaaccaaaaaaattaattttcaaccaaaaagcttaatttctaccaaacaagaccaattttcaacaaaggacaaacattttcaactaaaaaagataaattgtaaaacaaaagttgaatagttaaatttttaataaaaaaatatatattcaaccaaagagatgaatttttaactaaaatgatagaatattgaactcgaatagttacattttgacttttaaaaaaacatcaagaaaaaatctcattttcaagaataaaatgaaaaaaaatagctACACTTTCAAAcaaggtgatgaattttcaactaaaataatgaatgttcaactggaatagttaaattttaagcaaaaaggtgaatcttcaactagaaagtctcattttcaattaaaaatattaatttctatcaaaaatactaattttaaactaaaaaaggtaataaaaaataaacataaaaatacattaaatatgaataaaaaaattaatcttcaactaaagagataaattttcaactaccatgatggaatattcatttggaatacttgcattaatagtttaaaaaaaataactttcaacagaatattacaaatttcaaatagaataggtaaattttcaataaaaaaaaactaaatttcaggtaaagaaaaaacgaaatttcaacaaaatagctcacttttcaaccaaagagatgcattttcaattaaaatgattaatcttcaacaaaaaacgttgtttaacaaaatgaatttaactgctgaatttctaaccaagaNNNNNNNNNNNNNNNNNNNNNNNNNNNNNNNNNNNNNNNNNNNNNNNNNNNNNNNNNNNNNNNNNNNNNNNNNNNNNNNNNNNNNNNNNNNNNNNNNNNNaccgcgatttcgctggaagcgggtgcaatttttcagattagcacccgctcccggcgaaatcctgcggttgtccttatgacaaatttttaaatatatataaaacagtcaattaacaaataaaaaaaagagtagttaagttttcagtttaaacaaatgcattttaaataaacaaataaatttaaaaaaaataattcaataaagtaatatacttttacaaatgaaaaataatttgtattgaatttaatattacaatttaaaacaaaaattaagcacgctctcgaaaaatttcgtgacttaaaaaaaaattccctgacaattgcAGTTTTTCCAGATTTCCAAGGTAGGGTAGACGCCCTGTTTTAAAATCAATctcagaagtttaattttttgtcttaagaGATAaagatgaaatgaaaaaatattttgatttcagcTACATCAATTATTCTCAAATTGCTGCCCGTCTCCTGCGACAGGCATTGAAGACAGATTTGAGGGTAGAAGCTGCGAAGCGAGATGAAGCGAATGTTAAATTCACCCAATGGAAAGACGGAAAACCCGTCAGTAAGTATATTtgaattctaattattatttatcatgttTTCATCTTCGCGCAAGGATTTTAACTTGATTTAATATATTACATAGTCTAGGTATCTTCAAAGAATATGAAATAAGTCTTATTAAATTAgttgtttattaaattctatactcagaatttatacaaatatgtatttttcttacagGTGACAAGAATTGAAAATGTACATTGATGAGTGAGTCAATTCGCGCTTTGAGATTGTTCATTTAATAACTTTGCATGGTTTTTAAGGAATGAGCGTGACAATTTTACCACTTGACATCTCCTGATAACATTGCATATCTTAAACTTTATCAGGCTTGCATTTATCCCCtattttaccaataataattattaaataatccaTGGCGTTAAGAAAAAGAAACCCGAAACacttttgtaaatttctttctaacgtagaaatttaaaattacaaaaaaagttctataatTATTGTTCAACAATACTTCGTTTAAAACTAAAGAGACGATCCTGATTCACGAAAATGTACTGTTTATTTAGTCGCACAGATATTTTGTGCGATTTGTGCCGAGTTTGAACTAACAAAAGAACTTTCTGCCaatattttggactgaaaataatttttttgtttcaggaaaGAACTAGGCTGCGTCTATCACAGAAGAATAGAGTCCACCacgtaaaataaaactaatttatgGTCTACCTTGTTCCCTTCCGTTATGTAAAATAAACAGATTTCTTTCTTGATTCAAACTTTTCGATATTCGTTCCTATCTAAACTTAGTTTTTAAATCGTCATCTCCCGACCGGATTATGTGCTTTGCAATAAACTGAAAACaaagaagaaattttgtttagagAAAATACGAAGACAacttttcgttataaatttaatttagcgaaataaaaattacttatgaATTCAGAGACGAGATCGTTGTCGTTGTCACCTCTCATTGTTCCAGTGATTTCCTCGTTTTCAACCATGGGCAAAAAGAGTTGTACAAACTCGGCGGAATATGGCGGAGAGATCGCTTCTAAAACCTGTAATTCACAAGTTTTTAAATGTGtacatttttatggaatttaaatcttcaattaaaagatAATTACCTCTGTTACGAAATATCTTATCAAGGATATATCCGTATCTCCACGTTGCCAACATTGCTTTATGTAACAAACTACGGGAACAACGCAACCGCGGCTCAACAAATTAACCATTCTGTCTAACAGCATTTTCttcatttccaactaaataaaaaaaaaggattattagGATCACTACAAAATtctcacatattttatatttttcaagattctttttaATCAAGATGGCCGAAAAACCaccgcaaaaaatgaattttcaatcgaaaatttttaaataaaacagttgaattttcgaccaaaaaatatttatttttaaataaataggtaaacatttttaaacaaatacttgaaatttcaaacaaaagagatgatttttcaagaacaaaaatacttttttcaacaaaatagttcatttttcaatgaaagaaatgaatttaaaaaaaagacgaattttcaatacattttaactttttaccataaagattaatttttaagaaaataatgaagtatccaaaaaataattacatttttgaacaagtaTTTGGacttctaataaaatagttgatttttcagcctaaaaagttgcattttttactaaattgtcgaatttttaattaaaaaaaaaaagaataaaacttcgacaaaaatggttgcattttcaaacaaagagttatattttcagccagagttaagttttcaacaatttagtttaatttaaacaaaatacttcaattttcgacttaggaagatgaattctcaacaacaaatggaaaaattaaattttcagcaaacaaaatgaatttgccaccaaaaataaaatgaatattaaaaaaaagttgatgtttgagccaaaaaggattatttttaacacaatacttaaatataaaaaaaattaaaaaatagttagatttttgaacaaatagttgaaatttcaacctacgaagatgaattctcaacaaaaatgtaatcgtagatatatcaacaaatataaatgaatttaaaaaaattaaacgaatttccaaccaaaataatagcattttttgacaaaatatttgaattttcaatgaacaaggatacatttctgaaaaaaatggaaaagtttaattttcagtaaacaaaattaatttaaaaaaaaagaagattttttaacgaaacagttgatatttcaaccaaaaacgattaatttttaacaaaatagttgaactgagttggattttttacaaaatagtgaaattaaaaaaaaatccagaagaaAACATTTGATAtatcgaacaaaaaagattaatttttaacaaaatagtgaaatatccaaaaaataataatattttaaacaaaataattacatttttgaccaaatatttgtacttttaatcaaattgttgattttccagCCTACAAagctgcattttaaaccaaattgtcgaatttttaatttaaaagaataaataaataaaacttcgagaaaaatagttgcattttcagctaaagagtaaagttttcaaaagttagttcaatttaaaccaaatacttgaattttcaacttagaaagatgaattctcaacaacaaatggaaaagttcaattttcagtaaacaaaattaatttgtcacaaaaaacaaaacagttgatatttaagccgaaaagatttattttttaatacaataattaaatataaaaaatagtagaatttttaaacaaaaagttgaattaaaataaaaaattctagaaatcagTTGatctttccaacaaaaaagattaatttttaacaaaatagttaaatatccaataaataattaaatttaaaaaaagttggactaagctgattttttaacaaaattttcgaatttttaataaagaaaagattaatcttcaacctaaagcagttgcattttcaataaaatagttaaattttcaaggaaaaaagacgaatttattagaagacttgaatttttaacccgaaatgtcgaatttgcaacaaaaatattaattctcaacaaaaaatgtaataggtcatgtttaaaaaaaaaagaatattcaataaaataattaaattttgaactaaagagttgaattttaagcaaaattataaaattttcaagaaattagttgaagtttaacccaaattttaacgaaaagggatgaattttaaacccgaaaagatgaacttttagtaaaaggagataaattttacctctctctaaaaaaaaaaaaaaaaaaaaaaaaaaacgaattttcaaccaaaaagttggacctttaaccaaataattgaatttacaaactaataatattattttgttaccaaaaatacggattttaaatttaataagacctatttaaaattaattttgcaaaaaaaggatcatttttcggtgaaaaatggaaaagttaaactttcagaaaacaaatttaattttcaacaaagaaaaaaattttgttcaacaaaatagtagaattttagaccaaagggatgaattttcaattataatgatgaatttttcgaaaagaaaatctttaaccaaatagttaatttttcaatgcagaaagaaaaaaaaagttcaaccaaatagttgtgttgttgaaaaaagaggaaattttaacccaagaagattagttttcaaatgGAAACAGGAAActgaagcaaaaaagacgaaatttcacttaaatttgcaattaaagtaaatcaattgtcaataaaatagtttaaatttcaaccaaagaattaaatttattatccttAACACGTGTTTAAAGTGCTTCTTATAAAATTTCCCTGAATtgtgcaagatttttttttcaaaatctctgacTCCTGTGTTAATCTATCGCAAAGAACGCACCTGCACAAGAATTTCAAGTTCATCCTGCTTGCTCTCAAAGAGTCTGACCAAAAGCTGCAAAATTTTCGGATGTAGCAGATTATGACAAACAACAACTTCATCCAATACTGCCAGATGGATTGGACAATGCTCTGTACACAGTTTAAAATAGGAAGGTTCAGTTACTGTGCATTCCACCCATCGAATGACACCAACGCTAACAACTGGATACCTACAAAAATCATGTCAAATGAGATAATTGCCCCTTACTTGCACAATGCACAGTAGGGtcgtccaaaaatgcattgcacaTTTTTTGTTCACTCTAGAGGACaaggcacccccccccccccatcaaaaGTATTTATGTCCCGAgattaattaacatggggaaattttgaattttcgaaaaattgaactcacgtttgagggtttcatcgaaacgtgccaagttttttttaggattttaagagGACTTTCTACGAAATAAGAGcatactaataaatttaatttccaatccaCCCCCACCTACCCAGCAGCGCCCAAATGTGACCcaataataaaaaactacattattaagtattattgttactttttataaatttacgcCGTCTTTTGCATACAAATAAtaactaatggacaattttaatatttaccatgcccttttaaacaattttcaattgtttaaacatatgtcaattatttcaacaattatttattccaaaaaaatgtaaaaaaataatcgtattttctgattgaaatgcaatattttgtcattgtttggaaaacaaagtttttgtgaaatcattatgtaattatttaaacaattaattattgtttattttccaaatttctagaaattgagctagagatgttcaattttgttcaaactgGTATCCtctgctactttttgttgaataattacataattttgatacatctcttctcgtgtttaacaaatttctatttgtttaaacaatttctatttgctcaagcagttattttttgataactaaaaaaatgaaataaagcaGAAGACATAcatttaattacgattttaaaattatttttggaaaagtgatcattaaaaaaaaattatatttgtttaaagaattacaaagtggtaaatgtattctttctatacactatacagtcagaaacataatagtatgtgagctattttatttcattcttttagccatcgaaaaaaactgcttaagcaaataaatattgtttaaacaaatagaaatgtattaaacatgaatagaaatgtatca
The sequence above is drawn from the Belonocnema kinseyi isolate 2016_QV_RU_SX_M_011 chromosome 7, B_treatae_v1, whole genome shotgun sequence genome and encodes:
- the LOC117176757 gene encoding protein stunted-like isoform X2 — protein: MSAWRQAGLNYINYSQIAARLLRQALKTDLRVEAAKRDEANVKFTQWKDGKPVRKN
- the LOC117176757 gene encoding protein stunted-like isoform X1: MSAWRQAGLNYINYSQIAARLLRQALKTDLRVEAAKRDEANVKFTQWKDGKPVSDKN